One Gelria sp. Kuro-4 DNA segment encodes these proteins:
- a CDS encoding DUF192 domain-containing protein — MYLRHGRTGRILVWKILFASELTSRRGMMGQGALRLADGVGIFAGSGSLASVPVQNPLDLVALDRDLKVVAVYPAILPAQAGRVRVEKLLGLSAGAAARADLRCGDTLELGLC, encoded by the coding sequence ATGTACCTCCGCCACGGCCGAACCGGTCGAATTTTGGTATGGAAGATCTTGTTCGCCAGCGAGCTGACGAGCCGCCGGGGGATGATGGGGCAAGGCGCCCTCCGCCTGGCCGACGGGGTGGGGATTTTCGCCGGCAGCGGCAGCTTGGCCAGTGTCCCGGTGCAAAACCCCTTGGACCTGGTGGCCCTGGACCGGGATCTTAAGGTAGTGGCGGTGTATCCGGCCATACTTCCGGCCCAGGCGGGCCGCGTGCGCGTCGAGAAGCTGCTCGGGCTCAGCGCCGGGGCGGCGGCGCGGGCCGATCTTAGATGCGGCGATACTTTGGAGTTGGGTTTATGTTAA
- a CDS encoding glycosyltransferase family 2 protein: protein MLWAGSDLSRYILILLAVYGLLALIGAVRRSWRERTRAKDEKPFISILVIAHNDEDKIEGVLRWLLGLDYLDARGRPNFEVVVVSAGACDQTPAIAERLAREFCTLTAVSVPPGAEAYEEGIACCRGEVICLMDLAKQAPGRAGRAVTRILS from the coding sequence ATGCTCTGGGCCGGAAGTGACCTGTCGCGGTACATCCTGATTCTGCTCGCGGTGTACGGGCTCCTGGCTCTCATTGGTGCCGTGCGGCGCAGCTGGAGGGAGCGCACGCGGGCCAAGGACGAGAAGCCCTTCATCAGCATCCTGGTCATTGCCCACAATGATGAAGACAAAATTGAGGGGGTGCTGCGCTGGCTCCTGGGGCTGGACTACCTGGACGCGCGTGGACGCCCCAATTTCGAAGTGGTGGTGGTAAGTGCCGGTGCCTGCGACCAGACACCGGCCATAGCGGAGCGGCTGGCACGGGAATTCTGCACCCTTACGGCCGTAAGCGTTCCCCCGGGCGCAGAGGCGTACGAGGAGGGGATCGCGTGCTGCCGGGGCGAGGTGATTTGCCTGATGGATCTGGCCAAGCAGGCACCGGGCCGCGCCGGCCGGGCGGTGACGCGTATCCTTTCCTAG
- a CDS encoding response regulator transcription factor translates to MGKIRVLVVDDHPLVRSGIKKIVELEEDIEIVGEAGTAKDAVAAVGSVRPDVVLMDLDLPDVSGVQATREIKEKYPGTGVVALTIHDDRDYLLEMVRAGAEGYVLKDVEPGGLVSAIRAVKDGNSYISPPAAKKLLGEFTRLSSGQEEDTVDGLTAREQEVLRLIAHGQSNKEIGTALAISEKTVKNHVTSIFRKIGVDDRTEAALYAIRRGLVDIN, encoded by the coding sequence GTGGGGAAAATACGGGTGCTGGTGGTTGACGACCACCCGCTGGTGCGCAGCGGTATTAAGAAGATAGTGGAGCTTGAAGAGGACATCGAGATCGTCGGGGAAGCGGGTACCGCCAAGGATGCAGTAGCCGCGGTGGGGAGCGTGCGCCCGGATGTGGTGCTGATGGACCTGGACCTGCCGGACGTAAGCGGCGTGCAGGCTACCCGGGAGATCAAGGAAAAATACCCGGGCACAGGCGTGGTGGCGCTCACCATTCACGACGACCGCGACTACCTGCTGGAGATGGTGCGTGCCGGGGCGGAAGGCTACGTCCTCAAGGACGTGGAACCGGGGGGGCTGGTGAGCGCCATCCGGGCGGTGAAAGATGGCAATTCGTACATCTCGCCGCCGGCCGCGAAAAAACTCCTGGGAGAGTTTACGCGCCTGAGCAGCGGGCAGGAGGAGGACACGGTGGACGGGCTTACGGCCCGCGAGCAGGAGGTGCTGCGCCTCATCGCCCACGGGCAGAGCAACAAGGAGATCGGCACCGCCCTGGCCATCAGTGAAAAGACCGTGAAAAACCACGTTACCAGCATCTTCCGCAAGATCGGAGTGGACGATCGTACCGAGGCGGCGCTCTACGCCATTCGCCGCGGGTTGGTGGATATCAACTAG
- a CDS encoding RNA polymerase sigma factor, whose translation MTDKTKLEHLVRAAQRGEPAALAALVGRFQPLVWAAARRLAPTPDDAEDLAQEGNLALVLAVRAFRPAGGAPFAWYAKRRVYWAVQAAARRLKRGRSREEATLDEAGAGGLSPVDLLEDPAPGPEDCAIAASARAALRTAWDRLTPRQRQVLSARAGGATFLQVAAALGIAPSSAKGIAARGTARVKKLLAGRV comes from the coding sequence ATGACGGACAAGACAAAGCTGGAGCACCTGGTGCGGGCGGCGCAAAGGGGGGAGCCGGCGGCGCTGGCGGCGTTGGTGGGCCGTTTCCAGCCGCTGGTGTGGGCGGCGGCGCGGCGCCTGGCCCCGACGCCGGACGATGCCGAAGACCTGGCCCAGGAGGGTAACCTGGCCTTGGTGCTGGCCGTTCGCGCGTTCCGCCCGGCGGGGGGAGCGCCGTTTGCCTGGTATGCCAAGCGCCGGGTGTACTGGGCCGTGCAGGCGGCGGCCCGGCGCCTCAAAAGGGGCCGGAGCCGGGAGGAGGCTACTTTGGACGAAGCCGGAGCGGGCGGCCTCAGCCCGGTCGATCTCCTGGAAGATCCGGCCCCCGGCCCCGAGGACTGCGCCATTGCGGCCAGCGCGCGCGCCGCCCTGCGTACGGCCTGGGACCGGCTCACACCCCGGCAGCGCCAGGTGCTCAGCGCCCGCGCTGGGGGAGCCACTTTCCTCCAGGTGGCGGCGGCGCTGGGGATTGCGCCCTCGAGCGCCAAAGGGATTGCCGCCCGCGGCACCGCGCGCGTGAAAAAACTTTTGGCCGGCCGCGTCTAA